The Eubacteriales bacterium genome has a window encoding:
- a CDS encoding DUF5665 domain-containing protein encodes MKITKKAFCSLNQKVNELLLMLEKMKLVEYLSHLNRPRRIIWVNFLGGLARGFGSAIGFILLGALFIYILQQIVLSNIPAIGEFVAKIMNIANQHR; translated from the coding sequence ATGAAAATCACTAAAAAAGCATTTTGCTCATTAAACCAAAAAGTAAACGAGCTGCTTTTGATGTTGGAAAAAATGAAGCTCGTAGAATATCTTTCGCATTTGAACCGGCCAAGAAGAATTATCTGGGTAAATTTCTTAGGTGGTTTAGCGCGTGGCTTTGGCTCGGCTATTGGCTTTATTCTTTTGGGAGCTCTGTTTATTTATATCTTGCAGCAAATAGTCTTAAGTAATATCCCGGCGATAGGGGAATTCGTTGCGAAAATCATGAATATCGCTAATCAACACAGGTAG